CCTCATTCTCTGGGAGATGAGCTGATAGTTTgctagggaggggaagggaagggcttTTCCCAAGGAAAGCCTGATCCTCCCTCTCCCTCAGGATGCGGGAGTCGTGGTAATGCACTTACCTGGCTCAATGGGGCGCTGCTGGGGCGTTCAGGACCAGGTTTCAAGTCTGACAACACTGATAGCAGCAAAATCGTTGTTCagagtcccttttttttttttttttttttttttttttttagctgctgaAACCAGAAAAAGGTTTGAAAGCAGTGCTTTTAACTCACATTCTGCCGGTGGGAATTTCCGCGATGAGAGCCGATAAATGAAACCGCCTGAAACTGCTGGGACGAAGCACAAAAAACCCAAGAGCCGGCCCAAGGCCGGGGAAGTACTTTCAGCCCTTATTTTTAACCTCCTTTCGACTCCCTGTGACACGGAGCTTGCTGCAAGGGGGAGGCCAGGGCGGCCGCGGCTGGAAAGCCGGGTGGGCTGAGCCTGCACGGCGCCGTGCGGGCGATTCCCGAGCCCGGACGTTCCCCGGGCCGTCGGGCGGTCTGTGCTGGGTGAGCTCTCTCGAAACCAGCCCGGGTCGCTTGAGCTCTGAAAGCGCAGCCAAGCGCAGGTCGACCCTTCCCGAGAAGCAGGGCCAGCGAAAGGCCCCGGGCTGGGACCAGGGAGATCTGGCTGCAGACTGGCAGATCCGCAGCTCGGTTTCTGTAAAATGGGCGCAGTGGCCTTGCTCTCCCATCAGGGCAGCTGTCGAATGGACGCGAGCGTGAGCTCTCTGAAGCAGGGACTGCCCGAACCGCGGGTGCTCAGAGCACCGCCGGGTCCCAGCTGCTCCCGCCTGGGGCCTTTAGTGCAAACACTGAAGCCCTCGGGGCCGCCCATCCccttgcagccccttgctctGTGTCCCTCGGGAAACTGTGCAAAGCGGTTCGGCACCCAGGTACTGCAGACCTCACGCACGTCTCGCGGATGGGGCTTTGTGGGCGGTTTTTACCAGGACAATGCAGCCtggcagcttccagggaaaaCGGAAGAGCGTTTCCCACTGAGACAAGGCAGCTGCCCCAACCTAGGTTGGTTTTGACTTGGCTCTGCCGCCAAAGCAACTTGCTGGCTGGGACCTGCCAGCTTCCCCCAGCAGAGAAATGCCAGAGGATCTAACTACACCCGCAGGAGCGAAGGGGCTGGGATCCCCTCGCCACCGAGCTCTGGCTGCTCTCGGCTGTTTGGATGCGGCTGTTACGGGTAAGGCTGTGGGGAAGCCCCCGACTCGCCGTGCCGCCCTGCTCGCCGTGCCGCGTGTGTGTCGGGCTGCAGCCGCCCGCATGGACGCGTGTCCACGCTGCGCAGCGAGCGCACGCGGCTCCCAAGCCAGGGCTGAGCTCACCCGCAACCTCCTTGCTCGGATGCAAATGCAAAAATGGGGGCAATAGAGGGAGACTCCTGCCTTTCCGGTTTGGGACTCAACAAAGATTCAGTTTTTagtctgtgaaggaaaaaaaaattaccctcaTTTGAGCCTGAGCTGCTCTGACCTCATTCCAAGCAGAGCGTCTGCCTGCCGCTGGCCCCGTGCCCGGTAGCTGGTGTGAAAATGGAAATAGCCAAATAGGAGTCTGTGAGCAGCGGGAGCTTCCAGCAGGTAAAACGTGAGCGATCAAAGGCAAAGCCACGGGTCACCGCACTGCGGGCCTTTGCCAACGGGCAGGTTTGCTGAGAGACGAACGATTCACACGTTTTACTCCAAAACGGGCCCCCGTCCCAGTCAAAATGAGCTCAAAATCTTCAGTATCCAGCCTGGAGAGCAGCTGTGGGTTTTTGCAGGGAACATTAGTATTTTGGAGCTGCTCCATGCTCCCATGGGATGGGAGGTGTGTGCGGGACGGAGTGGTACGCAGTCTCCGAGAAGCGTGGGCTTTTCCAGGCAAACCGTGCTTGGGCTTTGGACAACTGCACGTTTTGTGGAGTTTATCTTTCGTAGGGAGCCGTTGCAGGCAACGTGGGAGCTCGGCTGAATTTCTCGACGTGAGCAGTTCTCGAGATGCAGCCCCGCCTGGGGACCTGCGACTCGTCTGGCTCCTGTTCCCTATCGCCCCAGTCCAGAGGGTGAACGTGACGCCCAGAAATGCTGGACTGGGATCAGCACGTGGAATAGCTGCCTGCAACTCTTCCACAGGTTGATTTCCCCTTGGATTATAAAAGCATTTGCATGTCCAAACTCCTTCCCTGTTCCCAGCTCATGGGTTTTCTCTGTGCTAtcagagagaagaggaagctCCCCAGCTCCCCTGCCTCCATCCTAATTGTCCCATAGCTTCTTAGCCTCATTTCGCTTATTTAACTCATATCGGATGTAACAGTCCGGGCTGTTTCAGACTCGCTTCTCTCCCTTGCAACGTATTTTCCCGTGCTGCCTTTCTGCCTCCCGTTTTGTGAAGCCGAGGGGGGGTCACGCGTGGCCCAAGGCTGGGGGCCGCAGGCAGGCTGCAAGGGCTGCAGGTCGCTGCAGGCAAGCGACGCCGGGGAGAGGAACCGGGCTAGGAACGGGCCGTCCTGGGGGGATCAGCCTTTTGGGGACACAGCGAGACCCTTTTTctctgcagggtgctggggggatCGCGTGAAGGGACGCTGGGGGGTCCCGGGGAGATACATTCGAAACTTCCTGAGTGAGTCACTGGGGCCTTTTTTTTTGGGCACGAAGCCGACTAAATGGCACAGCCTCACCCTgcaggggggaggcggggggggggggctggcgctGGATTATCACCTGCGATCGGCCGGGACGGGGCGAGAGGCCGTGCCTCGCTCGGGGGCCCGTCCCCACCCCGGCCCCCTCCGTCCCCACCGCTCCCCTCTCGCCCCGGCAGCGGTGCCTCCGGCCCGGCCGCgtccctgcccagccccgggTGCCCCTGCCACCCAGCGGGGGGGACCGGAGGGGATGCCGTTTCGTGCTTCTACCCCCTTCAGCAACAGGATGAGCTGTCATCAGACTGAGGCCAGAAACCAAGGGGGGAGAAGCCAGAACAGGGGAAGAAGGGGTGAGAAAACATCGGGGAGGGAGGTTTTGCAAACCAGCCGGCCCCGAGGCATCCCGCTGATCCCAGAGCCGCGGGCTAAGAGGTTTAGGAGCTCGGCAGTTTCCCCTCCGCCTGCCCGCATGCTGGGTTTGGGGGCCGTGGGGGCTCTCTGGCCGCCCAGCGTGGGCTGGACACGAGGGTTGATGTCCCTCTCCAACAGGCACCGTcacgccagcgcccccggcagcagCGCGCACCTCCCTCGGCCGGCATTGCCGTGGCCAACGCGGGCCAGCGCGCCGGCGCTCGAATTCAGCGCCGTTCATCATGGCAAGCCCCGTGCCCGCTTCGGGCGGAGGTGGGTGGCACCCTGGCCAGGGAAGGGGGCTTTGCAGGGGGGAGGTCAGGGTGCTGGAGAGGTCTCAAGCAGGGCTTAGACCTGGGATGGATAAGTTTGCTTTTTTAGCATTCATTCAGGGTAAGGTGACCTTGCTCCTGACTCATGTTTCTGGCAGCGTGGGTGGAGGCCGGTGTGGACTGGGGCAGGGGGTCTTTGGTCTGAGGTCCCTGGTGGCCTTTGGGCAGCAGATGCTCCCACAAGCCGCAGGTGAAACCTTTCCTCTCCTGCCTGTGCTTGGCTGCTGCCTTCGTCTGGGGTGTATCAAGCCCAGGGCTGGTGTCAGTCCTTCCTCCGCGTCCCGCCGCTCACTGGGAGAGATGGGATGAGAGATGGCTCAGCTGCGCCCCGCAGAAGGGCTTTGGGGagccccgagggagcagggcagccccacagcgccCGCCGGGGACGGCAGATGTGGCCTTTTGTCACCATCTAGTGGAAATGCCCAGCCGCAGCCGGGCGCTGGTGGAACAGGACGTTTGGGGACACTGCCCCAGCGGGGTCCCTACAGACGTGTCCCGGCCGGGCGCCCGCCTTGCCCTGCTCGGGGTGCAGGGTTAACCCAATGTGCACCTGCAGCCATCTTTTCCCTGCATCCGCTATTTGCCCGTACTACAAGCCCAGGCCcctttttcagctgttttccGTTCCTCTGGCCCGGCCGGGGGTCTCCGGATGGCTCAGGGCTGCAGGACCCGGCTCCCGGGGTGCCGCGTCTGCCCTGCTCTCTCGGGGCCCTGGGCGTCTGCAGCTGTGCGAGACGCCCCCGCTGCTCCTGGGGACAACTCTCTGCTGTGCCATAAGCAGGTATCCTGGGAAACCCcctcctgtgtcccccccccaagTTCCTATCCCTTAAACGAGTTAAATGGCCTTTAATGGTGGAACTAGATCAAAGCTCCCAAGGTGCAGAGCTGCTACAGCAACAGGGAGCCGTGAAAGCACCTAAAGTACATTTATTCCACAGATTGAGGCGTTTTTGTGTGCTGCGTGCGGCCTCCGCTCCGGTTTGCTCCCCGGCGCACGGGTGCTGCGCTCCTGCCCCCAACAcgggctcctgctgcagcctccgcgcTGCCCGCGCTGGGGACAACCTGTCGGCACCAGGGCACGCGACCGGAATAAGTGATGGAGCACGAGCAATACCGAGACATCCCCTGCCAGGGCTGAGCGCCGAGCGCTGGCTGGCCGCCAGTCCACCCCTCTCGCCGCTTTTCCAGCGCGTCTGGAAGTGATGTGCCGGCCAGGGCGGGCGGCTGCTGCAATAACCCAGGCAAACCTTGCACGGACGCACCGGGACGTTCGGTACCGCTGGCTGCAGGGCAAGGGGGTTCGGGAGACGGGCGGTGCTGCGATGGGGAGCGATCCTGCCCTGCTCCGCGGCGAGATGCTGTTGGGCCGGGCACAGCTCTTGGGGCACAGTGATGCTTTTCACCGCTGGTATAACTGTGGCCTGGCTGCATCTACGCAACCAGTTTCTGATTTTGCTTGGTTTCCATGTTTAGTATGACGGATTGAGGACCGAGCCAAAAAGCGACACTGCAGAAGATGACAAAGGTCCGGTGGGGTCAGTCTTGAGTCTGACCCCCTCCGGGCCGGCGCTTGCTACCACAAGGAGGGGTGTCCCCAGGGGGCCTTTTCTAACACTGCCACCACGAGCACGTTCCCCTGGTCACCCCGCCAGCGCCCAGGGTTAGTGCAGCAGCCCCCGGGGAGAGCGCACTCCTCTCATCCGAACCTGACCCAGCTCCAAGCCGGTGATCGCCCACTTTTTGCCAGGCTAACGCTGCTTTTGAAGTCAGTTCACGGAGGTGGCATTCGCCATCCCGTTTCCTGCACCGGCTTAGGATAAGCCGTAAGATTGCGGATTGCTGAGCCCATCACTGGCATGTTATTAAACACACATGGTGCCCTGGCTGCCAAAACTGTCCACGGCTGGAGCAACAGCTGTCCTCTTCCATGATGAACCAGCCCTTCTGCAGCAACACGGAGAGGAACCAGGGCCAGCCCTGGCTCTAGCAGCAGCACTGGAAGAGCAGTGGTAAGGAAGGATCTTGTTACACCATGGGCACACACGGTGAAAAGCGAGCAATCACCTCTTGCTTTAGACAGTAAAAATTCCCCAGGGACCTGCATCTCCTAGGATGGTACCAAGCCACCCAGTGTCcagctcctgcagcacacagcaggACACATGCTGGAGTGAGCCAGAAGCTGCCCCTACGCTAGGGTTTTCCCTAGGCAGGATCCCCAACTCCCCGTCGGTGTGATCagagcggggaggcaggcagcATCCCCTGCgatccctgctccatcccagcctgtgctggCTGATGACAGCAATCTCCGCAGGCTGCCTTACTCCTGGAGAGGCCAAGAGGTCCCATTGCCTCTCCATGAGCTGGCCTGGCTCTACCCACCTGGAAACTGCCTCTCTTCGtccagcagaggagaaagaggcatCAGAGCAGCTGAGGAGGCAGATATGCTGGCCTCCCTCACAGTGCGTCTCCCGTTTGCAAGTGGCACTGAGCATCCCAGGGGTTTCCCCTCCGAGCCATCAGGACCTGCAGGACTGCATCCACCTGGAGTcgggggatttttttccttggggCTCACTAGGCTCTTTTGCTCCCCACATTAGGGGCTTCTCCCAAGCAGGTGCTGGGAAGGGTAAAAGCGCTGGCACAGTCATGGTCAGGAGACCCCAGGATCTTATCCAGTTTGACATGGCAGTGGATATGAGGCAGCTGGGAAGCCAGAGCAATAGAGGCCACTCAGACACTCGGGGAGGGAAGGCCGTGTCAGGCAGGGTGCGAAGCAAGCTAAACAGGGGTGCAGCACACTACCCTGGGAGCATTTATACCATGAACTCTATAGCCACTGGGGTAAAATTCTGTGGGAAGAGGGCAGCTCGGTCTTCTGTCATCACCCATTAGGCAAGCGTAAGTTGTTTTCTACAGTGCAGGACCTTCCCTCCAAGTAGTGAGCCCGTGGCACTGCTGTCAACAGGCGAGCTGTTAGCAGGCGTGCTGCTGAACTGTCATGTAACTGTGGCAGCTGCAGGTCATTTGCTGCGTCAAGTGTAATCCCAGTATTTGCAAACCTCCAAGCTCTTGGGCTTTTTAAACTCAAGAGACTTTCAAGTTATCCAGGAGCTGAAGGTAAGAGTCTGGGTACGCACTGAGAACCAAGTAACTGGGGAAGGGAAGACAGAAGGGAAAGGAGCGGCtgggggagaagaggagaggaaagaaagtggCGGAGACTgcgaaataaataaataaataaataaaaatccgtCTGCGAACTTTTACCCTCCCCTGAAAGAGCAAAAGCCGTTTTCAGGCTGAGTTTTACCCCTGGAGCCGATCTTTAGCAGGGCCGGGCTGCCCAGAACAGCTGCGGCTGCACGTGCACATCTGCTCTCCCCGGCCCCGGACTTGCCccggctcccgcccccccccgacCCCGGGACCTCCCGGCTCCcggacccccccggccccgggcccccccccggctcctggACCCCCCCGGCTCCTGGACACCCCTCGGCCCCCCCCGGGCGGGACCCCCGGGCCCCCCACGCCCGGCCTGGCCCCACCACGTGGCCGTCTGATCGCCACGTGctctcccccggccccggccacaCCCACCCGCCACTAAGCCCCGCCGCCCAATCAGAGCGCAGGCGCCGAGCTGCCGCCCTCTCATTGGTTGCGTCGCTTCCTCGCGGGCGGGCTGGGAGctctcctcgctcccccctcccgcaGCACACACACGCTCTCTTGCCTCCGGCTGTAACGCGCTCTCCCGTTGGCTGATCGCAAAGCGCCAGCGATTGGCGGAGGGGCTCGAGGGGAGGAGGTGGCGATTGGCCGGGCGGGCCTGCGCGCGCGGTGATTGGCCAaggcgggggcggagggggcggggcgaggcggagGGCTAGGCAAGCGAACGGAAGGGGCCTGCGCTCGGTCTTTCGTTTCAGTCCCCGGTTCGGTCACCAGTGTCTTACGGCCGCTCCCGCCTTCCATCCGGGGCCCTCTCCGCTCCCCCTCCCGCCACCCCCGCCGGACGCGGCCCTTTCCCCGGAGGCAGCTCGGTTGCCGCCCTTGCGTCGCCAGGCCCCGCCGCCATCATGGTGAAGATCGCCAAGGTGAGGGCACCAGGCAGGGCTGCGCTgggccgcgcggcggcgcgcggtagcagcggcgggaggggggcgcgggcggcgcggggggggggggagggattggGGGGGCGGGCGGCCCTCTCGTCGCCGCTTGCTCCCGCCGTGCGGGCCGCGGCGGTTTCCAGGCCGCCCCTCCTTCCCCGTTAACATGGCGGCGGGAGGAGGGGCGCGTTCGAAAGGAGCGGTTTCAAgcccccccctttctccctccatgTTGCCGCGCGCGAGGGCCCGgcgcgcgccgcgggggggggcgctCCGGGGCCCGCGCGCTGCggtgaggggcggcggggggggtggggagagcggcTCGGCGCGCGCCGCTGCGTGCGCGCgcgcagggcggggggggggttacGCCGCCGCGCGGCCACGTGGTGCGCTGGGGAGAGCGAGCACGTGGgagcgcggggcgccggcggcggcagcacccaCGGCCCCGCGCGGTGCGGCCGGGAGCCACGTGGTCGGGGCAGCTGCCCGCCCGCAGATGGAGTACCTCGGACGGGATATGTGCTTGTAAGCCTCTGCCGAGGGAACAAACGCCTCTGAACGCCTCCCCGTTTCTTTCAGACTCCCAAGAATcagatcaaacagaaaaaaatggctcCTCCCCCCAGGAAGGTCGAGGAAAGCGAGGAAGAGGAGTCCTCTGAACTAGAGGAAAGCAGCGGAGAAGAGGTGATGAATCTAGAATGCAACCGAATGGGTCCGTGGGTCCCAAAGTGTTGCAGGGTTGGGGGGGTACATTATTATGAGGAACAGAACCATAATTAATCAGCAGCCAGTATATATCTATTGATTGTAGCTGAAGAATAAACAGGATTTTGTAAGAGGAAAGCAATAAGGGAAAAATAGTTTAACTGGTAAGTCTGTGTACTTCCAGAGTTTGAAAGGACTGCTTGGGTCTTACACCAGTTTCTAGTACTGATGAGCAAGTGGGTGATAAATAATCAGGCTTAGAAGGACCTCAGCAGCTCTACTCTTGTTTCTCATTTTATGCCACACCTAAAGAAATGTGCTCATTTTTCTAACAAGTCACTTAACCACCCACAAATAATATATACAAGACTAAAAATTTGAGGCTGCAGGATGCCACCAGGGAAATCGTAGGTGTTGTTTTGGTAGCAGAGAACTCAAAGATGCTTGGCTGTTCCAGAAGTTGTCAAAGGCGCAACAAAGCTGTTTTTGAGCTTTACCAAGCTAATGGTAATTTAACAGCAACTAAATAAGCCTGTTAGAAGGATACTTGCTAGATTGCAGTTGCTGTGTATTTGTAAGGCTGCAACGTTGAAGTAGTAATGCCAAGGCGTAGATGCAGAGATGCACAGAAAAAGTGCAGGAGTCTAGAGAAAGCAAGTATTTGATTTATTGGGTGTGCAGAGGTAGCCATTTGTTTGCTGCGTCTCCTAAAGTGCCACCTTCCCATGAATGTGGCTGCATAGTTCTCATCAACTGTCAAGGCATAATGTTACTGCAGTGTTGTGTTTGTCAGGTCTGAAATTCCTTTAAAGGAGCTGCGTAAGAGTCCTGCACTCACTTAATGTCTCTTTCAGATGGTTCCtcagaagaaacagcaaaaagCAGCAGTTACACCAGCCAAGAAGGCTGCTACCCCTGCGAAGAAGGCTGCTACCCCTGCAAAAAAGGCAGTTACACCAGCCAAGAAGGCTGTGGCTACTCCAGCTAAGAAGGCTGTTGCTCCATCACCTAAAAAGGCTGCTGTCCTAGCCAAAGGAGcgaaaaatggaaagaatatcAAGAAGGAAGAGAGTGAGGAAGaagatgaagatgatgatgaggATGAGGAAGACGATGAGGATGACGAGGATGAGGAAGATGACTCTGGTAAGCTACTTTTGGAGTATGTGCCCATCTCATAAGTTGACTAAAGCTGGTTCAGCCCAGTGGCTGGATTTGAGTACCTTTAAAGCTGACAGTTTGGCGTGTTTTAATGCTCGAAAGACTGTTTTGTTAGTGAAAGGTGAAGAGTGGGTGAGGTTTGCAGGAGAATTTCTTGGACTGCGCCTGCATTGTGCAGGGTGCGAAGCACGTTGTAGTTTCCTGATTGTTCTCTGAACTTTGCCAGAATCCAGCAGAACAAACTACTTGACTGAGTTTGAAGGTTGAGCGCTCTGGGTGAACACTTGTTGTGCTTTGTTGCAGATgaggaagaggagacagcagtGCCTGTGAAGCCTGCAGCCAAAAAGCCTGCAGCTGTACCAGCCAAAAAACCTGCAGCTATGCCAGCAAAGCAAGAatctgaggaagaggaggatgaagatgatgatgaggAAGATGATGGTATGTGGTCCACAAGGTTTGAGAAAAGCTTGGTCTAACTGTTAGAAAATGCGATTTTTAGAAGACATGAAATTGATAAACACTTACAGGGAACTCTAAGGAGGTAACTTAATAGGGTAATTGCAGTGATGAGTATGTATCTGTCCGTGTTTACTAGTCCGATATGGCTGAATGGGTATTGATTTTCCTATTACTAATAAAACTTTCTCTTCATTCTTAGTGAACAGGCACTGTCTTTAATGCAGTAAAACTTGAGGGAGGGGCAGCTTGTTGTAAGCACtctaaaggtataaaaatgctttCTTGAGATCATGTAAATTTATGCAGACATGCAGAACTCTTATTTCACATGAagttttttgattttaaaaagtggtTTAATCTTGAACACACTTCAGGTTTTGTGCTGAATTCATTTCAGAGTCCGAAGATGAGGCCATGGACACAACGCCTGTTCAAGTAAAGAAACCTACTCCAGTAAAGGCTACACCAGCTAAAGCCAAGGCAGAGTCTGAAGATGAGGATGAAGATGATGAcgatgaagatgatgaagatgaagaggatgatgatgaagatgaggaggacgaggaggaaaGTGAGGATGAAAGTAAGTTTAAATGGTTTGGTGAATGTAGCTGTCCATAATAATGGGAAGGATCTCTGAACAAAATTTTTGTCTAGTTGTGGTCTTTTGGAGTGGAAAGTAATGAGCAGTTGCCATGATGGCACAAGAAGGTCTtgtgtatgatctgcataaagaTACTCATGTGCTGATCCACCATAGGAGAAgctgtgttttgggggttttttgtacTTTGAATTCAGTGTTCTTTTATTCCTTCTCCATCACAGAACCTGTCAAGGAAGCccctggaaagaggaagaaagaaatggcCAATAAAAGTGCACCAGaggccaagaaaaagaaaacagaaggtagGCTGCTGTGGGGTCATCAAAATGATGCTCACGGCATTTGCAAATTTTTAGAGAGATTTGGGGATCTTCATTTAATATTGGGCTATTGGGTGAGAAGAGACACAATAAGCGAAAGGATAGGATGTTCAGTGTGTTTTTGCCAGCACAAATGATGATTCTAAGGGACTTAATACTGAAGCATGATGTCATTTTAAGCAGAAACTGATGTGCTAAAGCTGTCCACAGTCAGTTTCCAATTCATCTAGCTGTCTTAAAGAAAAACtcagctgtatttatttatttattgaaggGCCTGCTTCAGCTTTCTCCCTCTTCATGAGAAACTTGACACCAACCAAGGAATATGAAGAACTGAGGACTGCTATCAAGGAGTTTTTTGGCAAGAAGAATCTCCAAGTTACGGAAGTTAGAATTGGTTCTTCCAAGTAAGTTCTTTGAAATGCTGGGATGCTTGCTTGATACTGTATGGAAGCTGGGAGAAGTGCAGGATGTGTGCAGTACTGATAGAGTATAATGTTTGCCTGGCCAGCAGCTGCTTCAGACAGTGCATCCCAAAAAAGAAAGCTGCTGCCTAAGTACAGAGCTGTTGTGTTCTGTACTATTGCTTTGGTTTTCTGGGGCAGTTAACACTTATTTTATTAACGCTTTAATTTGACCAGCCCCTTCTGGTTCTGGGTTTCTTTGTATGTGTTTTCTGATACAAGAGCAGATCAGACTAGATAATAAAgttgttcttcttctttcaggcgATTTGGCTATGTCGACTTTTCATCTGCCGAAGATCTGGATAAAGCTCTTCAACTGAACGGAAAGAAGCTCATGGGTTTGGAAATCAAACTGGAAAAAGCAAAGAGCAAGGAAAGCCTTAAAGAGAATAAGAAAGGTACAACACATTAATCTGAATACCTGTGGGCATTGAAGAAAGAAACTATAATAATCAGTAGGTGATAACACTTAGCTTAGAGCACGCCAACAGTATTACTGATGGCCACTATGTTACCCTTCTAAAGCAGATCTCACTGGTTTGGACTCTTTATCATAAGCAGCTTCTCAGTAGTTTCTCTGTATGTTAACATACAGATATGCAAGCTCTGACTGGAGTGTCTGCAAACATAATTTTAAGAAATATGCATACTAGGGGTGTGAGGAAGAAATGTGGCTCTGTCCTTGGCTTTAGGACCCACATTCTGACTTGATGCtcttgagagaaagagaagtgtAATGGCAGCTTGTCATAATTGCCTTTTCCGCTTCTGAAATGCAAAcatcctgtgtttttttttctgctggatgAATTCACTCTGGTTTTCTTAATAAGCTGGCAGTATATGAGAGGCTTTTAGCTAAATGGTAATGTGAAAGTAACTTTGTACTTATTTTCCTTTGTAGAGAGAGATGCTAGAACACTTTTTGTGAAGAATCTGCCCTACCGTTTAACTGAAGATGAGatgaaaaatgtgtttgaaaacGCAATAGAAGTCCGACTAGTATTTAGCAAGGAGGGGGCCAGCAAAGGGTACGTAGCTGAGAGTACTGCTGGCTGCTTGCTGTTTCTTAAACACTTAGAGCATTTTAATAAGTTCGCGTTGTCTTTTAGCTGTCTTGGGAAACCTGCTGGATTAGGTGTGCTGAAAATGCCAAATCAGAGCACTCTTTCATACTCCCCTGTTCATAAACTTAGTCCTTCCTAAAAGGAGGCATTTGCTTATGTTTTTTCTCCTGTGCTCTAGGATGGCCTATGTTGAATTTAAAACAGAAGCTGAGGCAGATAAAGCTTTGGAGGAGAAGCAAGGCACAGAGATTGATGGTCGTGCCATGGTCATTGACTACACTGGTGAGAAGAGCCAACAAGAAAGTCAGAAAGGTACTTTTCCATATTGGTAATGTGCCTGCAGGTGACGCTTAGGATTTAATTCCACTCAGTTTTAGAAGTTTGAGAGGGATAGAACTACTTGAAGCCTTGCAGGAAAACTGTAAGTTAGCAGTGAGGCACCTTTTACCTGATTTGTACTCTGGTTCCCAGGCATTTCATGTCTGTGCTGCATGTTTCAACTGGAGGAAGATAACTAGTCCAGGTGACTAAACCAGTACTGTCTTTAGCCTTCTGTGCCCGCAAGGGAGGGGCAACAATTATTTTCACCCTAGGGAGGGTCTTCTGTAGTGAAAGAGAACTGCCCCTCTCCAGACTTGCACTTCTAATACTGAGTTTCCTTCAtaggaggagagagggaggcaaAGACCCTAATTGTAAACAACCTCTCATACTCTGCCTCAGAAGAGACTCTTCAAGAACTGTTTAAAAAAGCTACTGCCATCAGGATGCCACAGAACAACCAGGGCAGGCCTAAAGGGTACGTTCTGCATCTGTACCAACTCTTTCAGTTGGCATTGTGAATGACTTTCAGTGATTTCCTGTGCTCCCAGTCTAACTGAAATCTTCTTCTCCAAATAGGTATGCGTTTATAGAATTTCCCACAGCTGAGGATGCCAAAGAGGCTTTAAATTCCTGTAACAATACAGAAATTGAAGGCAGAGCAATCAGACTGGAATTCAGTTCACCAGCATGGCAGAAAGGGAACATGAATGCAAGAGGAGGTTTTAAT
The sequence above is a segment of the Apteryx mantelli isolate bAptMan1 chromosome 9, bAptMan1.hap1, whole genome shotgun sequence genome. Coding sequences within it:
- the NCL gene encoding nucleolin; the protein is MVKIAKTPKNQIKQKKMAPPPRKVEESEEEESSELEESSGEEMVPQKKQQKAAVTPAKKAATPAKKAATPAKKAVTPAKKAVATPAKKAVAPSPKKAAVLAKGAKNGKNIKKEESEEEDEDDDEDEEDDEDDEDEEDDSDEEEETAVPVKPAAKKPAAVPAKKPAAMPAKQESEEEEDEDDDEEDDESEDEAMDTTPVQVKKPTPVKATPAKAKAESEDEDEDDDDEDDEDEEDDDEDEEDEEESEDEKPVKEAPGKRKKEMANKSAPEAKKKKTEGPASAFSLFMRNLTPTKEYEELRTAIKEFFGKKNLQVTEVRIGSSKRFGYVDFSSAEDLDKALQLNGKKLMGLEIKLEKAKSKESLKENKKERDARTLFVKNLPYRLTEDEMKNVFENAIEVRLVFSKEGASKGMAYVEFKTEAEADKALEEKQGTEIDGRAMVIDYTGEKSQQESQKGGEREAKTLIVNNLSYSASEETLQELFKKATAIRMPQNNQGRPKGYAFIEFPTAEDAKEALNSCNNTEIEGRAIRLEFSSPAWQKGNMNARGGFNQQSKTLFVRGLSEDTTEETLRESFEGSVSARIVTDRDTGSSKGFGFVDFSSPEDAKAAKEAMEDGEIDGNKVTLDFAKPKGEFQRGGGFGGGFGGGFGGRGGRGGRGGRGGFGGRGGGRGFGGRGGGFRGGRGGGGDHKPQGKKIKFE